The nucleotide window TTTTAAAAGTATTCTTCAATTATTAATCAACCAAATCTTATTTATTATGGAAAATATAAAGTTTCAGGTATCTCCATATCAGGATGAATTGCAGCTGTTTATTGATGATAAGAAAGCAGGTTATATGTCCATAGAGGTTGACGGAAGACTGCTAATTGTATATTATACGAAGCTTGATGAAGAGCGTGAGGGAAAAGGATACGCCAAACTATTGCTGGATGAATTGGTACGCTATGCAGAAGAAAAAGATTTGCTTGTAGACCCGGAATGTGATTTTGTAAGACAGCAGTTTGAAAATCACCCTGCAAGATATAAAGAAATCTGGCATGCCTGATCAGCTTTCCCACCAGGTGGTAAATTGCTGTCCTGAATGATTCAGATCAACTACCTCGCCTATCATGGGAGTGAGGATATTTATCTTTTTTTCTTTTCCTAGAGCAGTTATCTTCTGTAAAGGTTCATTCCATGGATGAAGTGCCAATGCAAATTTTGCAGAATGAACAGGAATAATGCGTTCTGCTTTGAGATCAATACCGGCCTGGATAACATCTTCCGGTAATGTATGGATATACTTCCATGCTTCTCCATACTGCCCGTTC belongs to Chryseobacterium gleum and includes:
- a CDS encoding GNAT family N-acetyltransferase; its protein translation is MENIKFQVSPYQDELQLFIDDKKAGYMSIEVDGRLLIVYYTKLDEEREGKGYAKLLLDELVRYAEEKDLLVDPECDFVRQQFENHPARYKEIWHA